The DNA region GAGGTCTGTTGCGACAGCTCTGGGGACGAGGGCTGAAACTGCTGATCGAGAAGCAGCGAGATGGCGAGAAGCACGAGATAGGCGGCGAACCACCAAAGCGCCGCGCGCACGGTCTGAAACATCAGGGCGCAAAAAGGCGCCAGGATCGATCAGGTCATCAAGACGCCCGAAGCGGCAAAGCCACCCAGGCTCCACTGCATGGCGATGGGGTTCCACAGGATCATCAGGAAGAAGGGATAGAGCAGCAGTGGAAAGCGCTTGGTGGCCATGAAAACGAGCAGCGCCGCCCCGATGACCCGCGTGAATCCGTAGGTGATGAAGACCGTGAGCGTGGGGCCGAGGATGGCGAAATACATCGTCCCCCAAACGATGCTGGCAAAAAAGCAAATGCCCGACAATACGAGCAACGTCACCTTGTCGCGACGTTCCTCCGGCGTGTCCGTTTCGCGAGTGCCTATTCTTTCGAGATAGGATCTGAGATTGGATAGTGTCTGTCTCATCGATCGCCCTTTCCGCTAGCAAGAGCTCCGAACGCAATCGCCTCAACAACACCGTCACCTCACTACCGAGCATACGCCACCCGGCGGCGTTCAATTCAAGGTTATTTCAGCGATGCGAAACCTGAGAGACGGTATCGATGTGCCCGGAGGTCTCAGGATTGGGATTGGGATGTGCGAGCTCAGCGCCCCCGCGCCGCCGCCGCCAGGTCGTCACGGAAATCGGGATGCGCGATGGCGGCGAGGTTGCGGGCGCGCTCAGCTAGCGAAAGATCACGCAGCCAGGCGATGCCGTATTCGGTGACCACCACGTCGACGTCGTAGCGCGTCGCCGTGGCCACGTGGCCGGCCGGCAGGTCGGGCACGATGCGCGAGATGGTGCCGCCGGCGGCCGTTGATTCCAGCACCATCACCGAGAGCGCGTCGTCGACCAGGCGGCAGGCCCGCAGGAAGTCGACCTGGCCGCCGACGCCGCCATACTGCTGGCCGGCCACCACTTCGGCGTTGGCCTGGCCGCCGAAGTCGATCTCAAGGGCCGAATTGAAGCAGCGCAACAGGGGATTGGCCGCAATTACCAGCGGATTGACGCAGGTTTGGGCGCCGCTGAGGTAATAGGCCGGGTTGTCGGCGATGCGCCCGGCGATGCCCTGCACCGAGATGGTAAAGTCGACCTTGCCGGTGTGGTTGGGCTTGGCCGCCCCATCGGCGGCGCCGGCCTCGACCAGGGTGCAAAGTCCCGGCCCCAGCACTTCGGTGTGGATGCCCAGGCCCTTCTTGTGCACCAGGCGCGAGAGCGCATCGTCGGCCAGCGAGCCGACGCCGGCCTCCAAGGTGGCGCCATCGGAGACGAGTTCATCGAGGAAGCCTGCGACCTGGCCGGCCAGCGGCGAATGCTCGGCCTGGCGGCCGGATCCGGGCGGCAGCGGCGGCACCGGGATCAGGGCCGTGAAATCGTCGACCGTGAAGGCCTCGCCCAGCACCTGGGGTTGGTTGTCGTCGACCAGGGCGTAGGCCCGGCCACCCGGTTTCAGGCTGGCCACCAGGCTGTCGTTGTGGGCCATGGTCGAGCCCGGCCGCAGCCTGCCGTCGGCTTCGGGCGCCGCCGTCATCAGCACCGCCAGGTCAGGGGCCCAGCGAGGCAGAAAGCCGGTCAGACCATGGAAGGTAAGCGGCAGATATTCGATGCGGCCGCTGCTCACCAGCTCGCGGGCCGGCGGCGAGGCGAAGAGCGTCAACAACCTGATGCCCGGATTGGCCGCCACCGCGATGGTCCCCGGTCCGGGCGAGCCCATGATCAGCGTCACGTCCTCGAGATCGCGGCGCCGGGCCAGGGCCTCGAGGAAAACCGTGGGTTCGGGAATGCCGAGGCCGATGCGCTGGCCGCTCTTCACCGTTGCCACCAGGTCGTCGATGGTCGCGCTCATGGCCCCACCAGGCTGCGTACGTCGCCGACGATCTCGGCCAGCGCCGTGCCCGGGCCGTAGACGCCGCGCACCCCCAGCTCCTTGAGGCCGGCCACGTCGTCGGCCGGGATGATGCCACCGCAGATCACCGCCCGGTCGCCCAGACCGGCGGCCTCCAGGCCGGCCACGATGTCGCGTGTCAGGGCCAGATGGGCGCCCGAGAGGAAACTCAGGCCCACCACGTCGACGTCTTCTTCCAGCGCCGTGGCGACGATGCTTTCGCTGGTCTGGAAGACGCCGGTGTAGATCACCTCCATGCCGGCATCCCTGAGCGCCGCCGCCACCAGCTTGACGCCACCCTCGTGGGTATCGAGGCCGGGCTTGGCCAGCAGCACGCGGATGGCCATGGCGCCCTCAGACCGCGGCCGCCGTGATGGCGGAAAACCGGAAGGTGCCGGTGACGCTTTCGACGGCCGCCACCATCTCGCCGAGCGTGACACCGGCCTTGGCCGCCGCGATGTAGCAGGGCATCAAAGGCCGGGCCGCGGCGGCAGCAGATTCGATGTCGGCGATGGCAAGTTGGGCCTGGGTCTGGTCACGGGTTTGCTTGAGTGCAGCCAGCCGCTCGAGGACGGTCTTCGAGACCTGCGGGTCGGGGCGGAAGATCTCGCCGACACCCACATCTTGCTCCTCGCGATAACGGTTGACGCCGACCACCACCCGCTCGCCGGCATCGAACTCACGCTGCAGCGCATAGGCGGTATCGGCTATCTGTTGTTCAAAATAACCCGTTTCCAAAGCCCCGATGACGCCGCCCACGTCTTCCACGCGCCCCATCTCCGCCACCACCGCGGCTTCGATCTCGTCGGTCAGGGCTTCGACAAAGTAAGACCCGCCGAGCGGGTCGGCGACGTTGCAGGCGCCGCTTTCGTGCATGACGATCTTGGAGGTCTTGATGGCGACGCGGGCGGCTTCCTCGGTGGGGATGCCGAGCGCTTCGTCGTATGAGGCGATGTGCATGCTCTGGCTGCCGGCCAGCGCCGCCGACATGACCTGCAGGCCGATGCGGGCGATATTGTTCAAGGGCTCCTGGGCGGTCAGGCTGGAGCCGGCGGTCTGCATGTGGATCTTCATGCGGCAGGCTTTTTCGTCGGTCACGCCGTAGTCGTCCATCAGCATCCGGGTCCACAGCCGCCGGGCCGCCCGGATCTTGCAGATGTCCTCGAAGAAGTCGCGGCCCTGGGAGAACTGGAAATTGATGCTGCCCACCAGCTTGCCCGGGTCCAGGCCCTGCTTCAGGCAGGCCTCGACGATGGTGCGGGCGATGGCCAGGTTGAAGCCCACCTCCTGGATGGCCGTGGCGCCGAGCTCGCGGGTGTTGTAGCCGTTAATGCGGCAGAAGTTGAAGCGCGGGACTTCGCTGGCACAGAAGGCGATGCAGTCGACCAAAAGGTCGAGACAGTCGCCGGGCGGAAACAGCGGCGTCTTGGAACAAAAGAAATCGGTCAATGGGTTGTTGGTGACGATGCCGCGGAGCTGGTCGCGGGGCACGCCCTGTTCGTCGGCCAGCGCCACGTACATGGCCATGATGAAGGGGCCGGCGCGGTCGACGATGAGCCCGGTGTTGAGCCCATCGAGGTCGAAGCCCTCGAACAATCTGCGCATGTCATCGAGCGAATCGATGGCCACGCCGACGTTGCCGATCTCGCCCGCCGAGCGGCCGTCGTCGCTGTCGAGGCCGCAGAAGGTGGGCCGGTCGAAGACCAGATTGATCGAGGTGCGCCCCGAGTAGCCGGCCTGGCCGACGCTAGCCAGGTAGCGGATGCGCTGGTTGGTTTCCTCGGGCAGGCCGTAGCCGCAGGCCAGGCTTTCCATCCAGGGCTGGCGGCGGTAGCCGTCAGTGAAGATGCCGCGGCCGAAAGGCGCCTGGCCCGGGTTCTCGCAGCTCTCGCCGGCCACGTCGTCGGGGCCGTAATGGGGTTTCAGCTCGAGGCCCGAGACGGTCGTTCTGGTCGTCTTTTTCCGCTCTCCGCCCATGCGGCGTCTAGGCCGCCAGGCCGTTGATGGCGGCGACGATGTCGGGCATGGGGGTGCCGGTGTTGAAGATCGCCGCCACGCCCATGTCCTCGAGCACCGGCACGTCCTCGTCGGGGATGATGCCGCCGACCACCAGCTTGAGGTCCTCGACCTTCTGGGCCGTCATGACGCCGAGGATTTTCTCGGTCATCAAGAGGTGCGAGCCCGACAGGCAGCTGATGCCAAGCACGTCGGCCGATTCCTGGATGGCGGCGCCGACGGCGGTTTCGGGGCTGACGTTGAGGCCGAGGTAGATCACCTCCATGCCGTCGTCGCGCAAGGCCCGGGCCACCGCCTTGATGCCCAGGTCGTGGCCGTCCAGCCCCGGCTTGGCCAGCAGCACGCGGGTTCGTTTTCCAGGGTTCATGGGCCGCCCCTAGGCGTACATGCGCAGCTTGAGGTCGCGGAAGTCCTCGCGGAACGACTTCATCTCGCCGTAGATGGCCTGGGTCATCTCGCCGAAGGTGGCGCGCGCCTTGGCCGCCTCGATGCAGGGCCGCACCATGTCGTGGTCCTCGCGCACGGCCTGGCGCAAGGCCTCGAGCCTCTCGGCCACCAGCGCGTCGTCGCGCTCGGCCCGCAGCTTGACCAGACGGTCTTTCTGGCGCTGTTCGAAGGCCGGATCGATGCGGAAGACGCTGCGCTCGACGGGCTCGTCCGTGCGGTACTTGTTCTGGCCCACGACGACATGTTCACCGGACGCCACGCGGCTCAAATAGTGCGCCACCGAGCGTTCCGATTCGGCGGAGGCCCAGCCGTTCTCGATGGCCTTGACCATGCCGCCCTGGGATTCGATTTCGGCCAGCACTTCGTTGGCGCCCTCCTCCATGGCATTGGTCAATGACTCTACATAGTAAGACCCCCCGAGGGGGTCGATGGTGTCGGCCACGCCGCTCTCTTCCATGATGATCTGCTGCGTGCGCATGGCAGTGCGCAGGCCCAGCTCAGAGGGCAGACAGAGCGCCTCGTCGTAGGGATCGGTATAGAGCGAGTTGGTGCCGCCGAGCACCGCCGCCAGGCCCTGGATGGTAGCCCGGGCGATGTTGTTCAAGGGCTCCTCGGCGGTCAGCGTGAAGCCCGAGGTCTGGGCGTGGATGCGAAACAGCAGCGAGGCCGGATTCTGGGCGCCGTAACGATCACGCGCCAGCTTGGCCCACATGCGCCGGGCGGCCCGGATCTTGGCGACCTCCTCAAAGAGATTGGTCTGCACCGAGGTATAAAAGAGGTACTTGGGCGCGAAGTCGTCGAAGGCCATGCCGCGCTCGATCAGGGCATCGGTGTAGGCGATGGTGTTGCCGAACAGAAACCCCAGTTCCTGCACCGCCGTAACGCCGTTTTCGCGGTATTCATAGGAGCCGATGTTGAAGGGGTGCCAATTGGGCGTGTGCTCCTGGGTAAAGGCCACGAAGTCGGCGAGTTCGCGCAGTGCGTCCTGGGGCGCCGGCATGACGCCGGAATTGCACGAGACGTAGTCGACCAGCGGGTTGTTGCGGCACGTGCCCTTGAGATCGCGAAGCGCGATGCCGCGCTCCTCGGCCATGGCGAAGTAGATCGACGGTACCACCACGGAGGTGGGATTGAGGGTCACCGAGATCCTTTCGATGGGGATGTCGGCGAAGGCATCCGCCATGTCGTCGATCGAGTTCATGGCGAGACCGGTGCGGCCCACTTCGCCCTCGGCCAGGGGATCGTCGGAATCGATGCCCCAATAAGACGTCGGCACGTCCATGATCAAATTCAGCGCCGTCTCGCCCTGCGACAGCGCGAACTTCAGGCGTTCGTTGGTGTCGGGGCCGGTGCCAAAGCCGGCATAGGCGTTCGGCTGCCAATAGCGCGAACGGTAGCCGACGGCGTAGGTGCCGCGGGTGAAGGGGTACTCGCCAGGCAGGCCGAGGCTTGCGAAATAGTCCTGATCGGCCAAGTCGGCAGGCGTATAGAGCGGCGCCACGGGGATGCCGGCGTTGGTCTCGAAGGCCGGCTTGCGTTCGCCCATGCGCTCGGCGGCCCGGCCTTAGCGTTCGCTCATCCAGGTTTTGGCCCGGGAGCGCATCTCCGTGAGAAATTTCTTGCTTAGCATGGTCCGCTCCTTCCTTGCCGCTCAGTACGACCGCGGCATGCCCATGACGTGCTCGCCGATGTAGCTCAGGATGATCTCGCGGTTGAGCGGTGCCGTGCGCAACAGCCGCACGATCGGATAGATGTCGAAGATGCCGTAGTCCTTGGTGAAGGCGTTGCCGCCGAAACACTGCACGGCGGCATCGACGGCGTGGATGCCGGCCTCGGCGCTGAAATACTTGGCCATGTTGGAATACTCGCCCGCCGGCAGGCCCTGGTCGAAGGCCCAGGCTGCCTTGTGGGTCATCAGGCAAGCCATCTCGACCTCCGTCTTGGCCGCCGCCAGGGGATGCTGCAAACCCTGGTGGGAGCCGATGGGGACATCGAAAACCACACGCTCGCGGCTGTATTCGACGGCCTGATTGATGGCGAAACGGCCCAGCCCGATGGCCATGGCGGCCACCATGATGCGTTCCGGGTTGAGGGTATCGAAGAGAATGTCGAAGCCACGGTCGACCTCGCCGATGACGTCTTCTTGGCTTACTTCGACGTCGTCGAAGAAAAGCTGGAACTGCATCTCCGGTGCCTTGATGGAGATGTCGATGGGCCGCTTTTCGACGCCCTTGGCGTTCATGTCGACGATGAAGATGGTGAAGCCGTCGGTCTTGCGGGCGGCTTCGGCCAGCGGCGTGGTGCGTGACACCACGAGGCCGTAGTGCGCCACGTCGGCGCCGGTGATGAAGGTCTTGGAGCCGTTCAGCAGGAAACGGCCCTCGCTGGCGTCGCCCACCGGCTTGGCCGCGGTCTGGATCTTCATGCTGTTCGAGCCGGCGTTGGCCTCGGTGATGGCGAAGCAGAAATTCTTCTCGCCGGTGCAGGCGTCGGGCAGGTACTTGCGCTTCTGTTCCTCGCTGCCGTATTCGGAGAGGTAGCCCAGCGCCATGGCCGAGGTGACGACCAGGAACAAGAGCGGCACGCCGTTGTTGGCCAGGCCCTCCATCAACAGGCAAAGCTCCATCATGCCCAGGCCGGAGCCGCCGTATTCCTCCGGCACCATGACGCCGATGAAGCCGTCGGCACCGGCTTGGCGCCACATTTCCATGGGGAATTCGTGCTTCTCGGCCTTGTCCATCCAGTAGGCGCGGTCATAGGTCTTGGCCAACTGGTCGCCGTAATCGAGAATCATGCGCTGTTCGTCGGAAAGGGCGAAATCCACAATGTCACTCCTTGAGTCGACTCCCTGTGTCGTCTCCCTGGCTGGGCTTGCTTAATGCCCCATCTTAGCGGAACGTGAAGGCAATGGAAACTAACGATCGTTAGGTTAACGACCTTGTCCGCCACTCCGGCCAAACTGGCGCCCTGGCTGTTCGCGGCGGCCTATGGCGCCACGGTGATCGAGGCGCTCTACCAGGCCCAGGCTCTGGTGGCGGTGGCCAATCTGACGCTGGCGCTGTTTGTGGTCATCGAGTTTCGCCGCGTGCCTGCAATACCGCGGCTGGTCGGCAGCCTGCTCATGGCCCTGGGCCTGGCGGCGGCGCTGACGGCCGGAAGCGGTGAGGCGTTTGCCACCGCGGCCAAGGCCTTGTGGGACGGCCTGGGGCGTACGCTACCCTTCCTGGTGCTGTTTGGCGCCGTCGCCTGGCTGCAGGTGCCGGCCGGCGAAAGCCCCTCGCTGGGCGCCATCCGCGACATGGTGGTGGCGCAGCCGCCGGGCCGGCGTTTCGCCTTCCTGGGCACCGCCGCCCACGTCCTGGGCATGGCCTTCAATCTGGCCGGCATTTCGCTCTTGTCGGGCATGGTCAGTCACCAGGAAGACCGCGCCTTGCGCCGCCGGCTGGGCCGGGCCATGGCCCAGGGCTTCGCCACCAGCACCTGCTGGTCGCCCTTTTTCGTCGGCGCCGCGGTGATCCTGGCGCTGCTGCCCATGGTCGCCTGGCTCGACGTGGCGCCCTACGGCATCGCACTGGGGGCGATGCTGGTGTTCTTGAGCTGGCTCATCGACCGCCTCGGCCGGCCGCGCCGGGCGGCGGCACAGCCAGCCTCCCCCAGTGCCGGCGTGCCGGCCCGGGCCTGGCGGGGCACGGCGACGATTCTGGCGCTGCTGTTCGCCGGCACCCTGGCTCTGGTCGAGGGCTTCGGTTTCTCCATCCCCATTGCACTCGGCCTGGTGGCACCGCCGCTGGCGCTGGCTTGGCGCGGCCGCATAGCCGGGCCGGGCCGGGCGCTGGCGTCGAGGCGCGACCTGTCCTGGCAGGTGGTGGGCGCCTTCGCCAGCCTGCGCAGCGAGGCGGTGCTGTTCCTGGGCGCCAACGTCATGGGGGCCGGCATCGCCGCCATCCTCGATCCCGGCGCCGTGGCCGCCGCCCTGGCCGCCAGTGGCCTGGGCGCCAACACCGTCATTCTGCTGCTGGCCTGGGGCTTCCTGTCGGCCGCCGCGCTGGGGCTGCACCCGGTGATCATCGGCACGCTGATTCTGACCACCTTGACGCCGGCCGATTTGGGCCTCAGGCCGGAGCTGCTGGCCTTGATGCTGATGGCGCTCTGGGGGCTCGGCACCAACGTCTCGCCGGTCTCGGCGACGGTGCTCTACCTCTCGCGCCTGACCGGCGAGAACAACCTCACCGTGGCCTGGGTCTGGAACGCGCCCTTTACCTTCGCCGCCTCGACCACGGTGGCGGGGTTCGTGATTTTTCTGCGCGCCGTCTGGTGAGGCTCAGAACCCGCGCAGGAAACGCGGGCGCAAGGGAATGGCGCCGGCCATGGCGGCGCCGAGCTCCGCCAGCAGGCGCTCGCGGTCGCGCGGCAGGTTGCCGGCCAGCGCCAGGCTGTTGGAGGCATGGTTGGAGCGGAAGATGACGGGCCTGGACGGCTCCAGCAAGCTCAGCAACAGCGCCTGCTCGGCCAAAATCGCGGCGTCGTCCTGGAACTCGAAGGGCGCCTTCTGGGCCGCCATGAAGTCGGCCGCGGCGCCCTCCTCCAGGCCGAGCTCCAGGGTCGAGAGATAAGTCGGCGGTGCCTGGTTGACCAGCTCGGCCGTGCCTTCGATGTGCTGGCGCCAGTCGGCCCGGCCGCCAAGCCCCAGGATGACCGTGGCCGAGACCTTGAGCCCGGCCTCAAAGGCGCGCTCCAGCGCCTGCGCCAGGGTCTTCTGCGAGGCGCCCTTGCGGATCTTCTTGAGGATCGGCGTGGCGCCGGATTCGATGCCGAGATAGACCAGCGAAAGCCCCGCCCTCTTGAGGGCGGCGAGTTCGTCTACCGACTTGTCGAGCAGGTTCTTGGGCGTGGCGTAGACCGAAACCCGGGCCAGGTCGCGAAAGTGTTCCCCCAGGTGGTCCAGGATGGCGTGCAATCGTCCGCAATCCAGGCCCAGGGCGTCGCCGTCGGCCAAAAAGACCCGATGCGCCTGCGGCCAGTCGGCAGCCGCCGTATCGATGTCGGCAAAGACCTGGTCCGGCTCGCGCTCGACGTAGGTCTTGGTCCTGTACATCGAACAAAACGTGCAGCGGTTGAACGAGCACCCCAGCGTCGCCTGGATGATCAAATTCGGCCCCTCGCTGGGCGGCCGGTAGAGCGGCATGTCGTAGGTGACGGGCATGGAACGGCGGCCTTGCTACTCGACCTCGAAGATCGCCGCCGTGGCCACGAAACCGCCGTCGACCGGCAGCGTGTGCCCGGTGATATAGCTGGCCCCTTCGGATGCAAGAAAGGCCACGGCGTGGGCGATTTCTTCCGGCGTGCCGTAGCGCCCCAGCGGCATGTTGCGGTGGTAGATCTCGCGCGTCTTGTCGCTGTGCACGCGGTCGGTGAGCGGCGTGTTGACGGGCCCGGGCGCGACGCCGTTGACCGTTATGCCGTGGGGCGCCAGTTCGATGGCCAGGGTCTTGGTCAGGCCCACCACGCCGTGCTTGGAAGAAACGTATCCGACGCGCCCCGAGACGCCCTGCAGGCCGGCCACCGAGGCGATGTTGACGATGCGCCCCCAGCCGGCCTGGATCATGCCGGGCGCCACCGCCTTGGCCGAGCGGTAGCTGCCGGTCAGGTTGACCTCGATGATGCGCTCGAATTCCTCGGTCGTCTGGCGCAGGAAAGGCGTTTGCTCGCCGATGCCGGCGCAATTGACCAGCACCAATGGCGGCGCCACGGGCGCTATTTCGTTGGCCGCCACCACCATGGCGTCGACCGAAGCCTGGTCGCAGACGTCGACCACGCAGGCCGCCGCCCGGCCGCCCGAGGCGGTGATTTCCGCCGCCGCACTGGCGGCGATGTCGCCGTCCATGTCGGCGCAAAGTACCGCCAGGCCGTCGTTGGCCAGCGCCGCCGCCATGGCCCGGCCCAGGCCGCCGCCGCCGCCGGTGACGATGGCGGACTTTTTCGCCGCGCTCATGACGCCACCATCCCGGCGATGAAGTCCTTGAGCGGCTGGCCTATTTCGGCGCCCAGGGCCGCCGCCGCCTGATTGACATGCGAAAGCATGCCGTCGCCGTAGGTCGAGCGGCCGTCGCCGATGCGGGCGCTCATGGCGGCCACGGTGGCGGCCACGATGTTGCGCTCGTCAAGGGCCGCCAGGCGCGAGAACCCGATGCCGTCGGCACCGCCGCCGGCGTCGTTGTAGAAGGCGGCGAAGGCATCGACCATCAGGGGGGAACCAACCTCGCCGCCCAGCAGTGCGCCGTGGCTGCCGGTGACGATGATGCGCCCGGTGTCTTGCGCGTAGACCAGCGAGGCGCTGTCGACGATCACGATTTGGCGCTGGCCGGCGGCGGCCGGCAGCTCGCTGCGCGCTTCCTCGTAGGCCGGCACGGGCTTTTCTGCGAGTTCGGCGGCCTGAAGTGCCTCGGCCGCCGCCCGCGAAGTCATGCCGACCGTGACGCCGAGCTCAGCGGCCAGCGGATTGGCGAAGCTGATGACGCCCCGCGTTGCCATGTCGCGGCCGTTGCCGATGCGCGCCGTCATGGTGTCGACGGTGGCGTAGGGAATGGCCAGCTCCTGGCAATAGGCGCCGCCGCCGATGCCGGCCTCGTCCTTGCCCCGGCCGGCGTCGTTGAGGATGACGCCGCGGACGCCGGCCTTGCAGGCCAGGTAAGCGGCATAGACGCCGCCGTGCGAGCCGCCGATGAGCACGTTGCCGGGGCATTCGTCACCCAGCTTGGTCACCGTATCGGCGATTACGATGCCGTCTGCGATGATTTCGTTGGCCATGAATTTTCCGCTCCGTTTCCGCCCCCGAGACGCCCCAATGCCGCTATTGTGGCGTCTGGGCGGGCGCCGGTCCAGTTTGGCGATTGCAGGCCGCACAACGCCTTTTGCTGGCGGACAAAGCCAACAATATCTTGAAGGATGAACCATGCCGGATCGCTTGAAAGCCAAGGTCGCCATCGTCATCGGGGCGGGCTCGAGCGGGCCGGGTTGGGGTAATGGCAAGGCGTCGGCGGTGCTTTTCGCGCGCGAGGGCGCGCGGGTGCTGGCGGTCGACGTGAACCCTGAGGCGGCCCGGGAAACCGAGGAAATCATTGCTGGCGAGGGCGGTGATTGTACGGCCCACACGGCCGACGCCTCGCTGGCCGCTGACGTCGAGGGCCTGGTCGAAGTTTGCCTCGAGCGCTATGGGCGCATCGATGTGCTGCACAACAACGTCGGCATCGTCGAACTCGGCGGCCCGGTGGAGATCGCCGAGGAGAACTGGCAGCACTTGCTCGACGTCAACGTGAAAAGCGTGTTTCTGGCCTGCAAGTACGTGCTGCCGGTTATGGAACGTCAGGGCAACGGTGCCATCATCACCATTTCCTCACTCGCCGCCATCCGCTATCCGGGCTTCCCACAAGCCTCCTACACGGCCTCGAAGGGTGCCGTCATCGCCCTCACGCGCAACATCGCCCTGCAGTACGCGGCCAAGGGCATTCGCGCCAACTGCATCCTGCCCGGCCTTCTCAACACGCCGATGATCGTCAAGCCGATGCGCCAGGCCTACGGTGGCGACCACGACGAGATGATAAGGCAGCGCGATGCCCAATCGCCGACGGGCAAAATGGGAGATGCCTGGGACATCGCCTACGCCGCCCTGTTCCTGGCCTCGGACGAAGCGAAGTACGTCAACAGCGTCGTGCTTCCCGTCGAC from Alphaproteobacteria bacterium includes:
- a CDS encoding methylmalonyl-CoA mutase family protein, with translation MGGERKKTTRTTVSGLELKPHYGPDDVAGESCENPGQAPFGRGIFTDGYRRQPWMESLACGYGLPEETNQRIRYLASVGQAGYSGRTSINLVFDRPTFCGLDSDDGRSAGEIGNVGVAIDSLDDMRRLFEGFDLDGLNTGLIVDRAGPFIMAMYVALADEQGVPRDQLRGIVTNNPLTDFFCSKTPLFPPGDCLDLLVDCIAFCASEVPRFNFCRINGYNTRELGATAIQEVGFNLAIARTIVEACLKQGLDPGKLVGSINFQFSQGRDFFEDICKIRAARRLWTRMLMDDYGVTDEKACRMKIHMQTAGSSLTAQEPLNNIARIGLQVMSAALAGSQSMHIASYDEALGIPTEEAARVAIKTSKIVMHESGACNVADPLGGSYFVEALTDEIEAAVVAEMGRVEDVGGVIGALETGYFEQQIADTAYALQREFDAGERVVVGVNRYREEQDVGVGEIFRPDPQVSKTVLERLAALKQTRDQTQAQLAIADIESAAAAARPLMPCYIAAAKAGVTLGEMVAAVESVTGTFRFSAITAAAV
- a CDS encoding acetyl-CoA hydrolase/transferase C-terminal domain-containing protein yields the protein MSATIDDLVATVKSGQRIGLGIPEPTVFLEALARRRDLEDVTLIMGSPGPGTIAVAANPGIRLLTLFASPPARELVSSGRIEYLPLTFHGLTGFLPRWAPDLAVLMTAAPEADGRLRPGSTMAHNDSLVASLKPGGRAYALVDDNQPQVLGEAFTVDDFTALIPVPPLPPGSGRQAEHSPLAGQVAGFLDELVSDGATLEAGVGSLADDALSRLVHKKGLGIHTEVLGPGLCTLVEAGAADGAAKPNHTGKVDFTISVQGIAGRIADNPAYYLSGAQTCVNPLVIAANPLLRCFNSALEIDFGGQANAEVVAGQQYGGVGGQVDFLRACRLVDDALSVMVLESTAAGGTISRIVPDLPAGHVATATRYDVDVVVTEYGIAWLRDLSLAERARNLAAIAHPDFRDDLAAAARGR
- a CDS encoding cobalamin-dependent protein (Presence of a B(12) (cobalamin)-binding domain implies dependence on cobalamin itself, in one of its several forms, or in some unusual lineages, dependence on a cobalamin-like analog.); its protein translation is MNPGKRTRVLLAKPGLDGHDLGIKAVARALRDDGMEVIYLGLNVSPETAVGAAIQESADVLGISCLSGSHLLMTEKILGVMTAQKVEDLKLVVGGIIPDEDVPVLEDMGVAAIFNTGTPMPDIVAAINGLAA
- the fabG gene encoding 3-oxoacyl-ACP reductase FabG, translated to MSAAKKSAIVTGGGGGLGRAMAAALANDGLAVLCADMDGDIAASAAAEITASGGRAAACVVDVCDQASVDAMVVAANEIAPVAPPLVLVNCAGIGEQTPFLRQTTEEFERIIEVNLTGSYRSAKAVAPGMIQAGWGRIVNIASVAGLQGVSGRVGYVSSKHGVVGLTKTLAIELAPHGITVNGVAPGPVNTPLTDRVHSDKTREIYHRNMPLGRYGTPEEIAHAVAFLASEGASYITGHTLPVDGGFVATAAIFEVE
- a CDS encoding methylmalonyl-CoA mutase family protein translates to MGERKPAFETNAGIPVAPLYTPADLADQDYFASLGLPGEYPFTRGTYAVGYRSRYWQPNAYAGFGTGPDTNERLKFALSQGETALNLIMDVPTSYWGIDSDDPLAEGEVGRTGLAMNSIDDMADAFADIPIERISVTLNPTSVVVPSIYFAMAEERGIALRDLKGTCRNNPLVDYVSCNSGVMPAPQDALRELADFVAFTQEHTPNWHPFNIGSYEYRENGVTAVQELGFLFGNTIAYTDALIERGMAFDDFAPKYLFYTSVQTNLFEEVAKIRAARRMWAKLARDRYGAQNPASLLFRIHAQTSGFTLTAEEPLNNIARATIQGLAAVLGGTNSLYTDPYDEALCLPSELGLRTAMRTQQIIMEESGVADTIDPLGGSYYVESLTNAMEEGANEVLAEIESQGGMVKAIENGWASAESERSVAHYLSRVASGEHVVVGQNKYRTDEPVERSVFRIDPAFEQRQKDRLVKLRAERDDALVAERLEALRQAVREDHDMVRPCIEAAKARATFGEMTQAIYGEMKSFREDFRDLKLRMYA
- a CDS encoding acyl-CoA dehydrogenase family protein; the protein is MDFALSDEQRMILDYGDQLAKTYDRAYWMDKAEKHEFPMEMWRQAGADGFIGVMVPEEYGGSGLGMMELCLLMEGLANNGVPLLFLVVTSAMALGYLSEYGSEEQKRKYLPDACTGEKNFCFAITEANAGSNSMKIQTAAKPVGDASEGRFLLNGSKTFITGADVAHYGLVVSRTTPLAEAARKTDGFTIFIVDMNAKGVEKRPIDISIKAPEMQFQLFFDDVEVSQEDVIGEVDRGFDILFDTLNPERIMVAAMAIGLGRFAINQAVEYSRERVVFDVPIGSHQGLQHPLAAAKTEVEMACLMTHKAAWAFDQGLPAGEYSNMAKYFSAEAGIHAVDAAVQCFGGNAFTKDYGIFDIYPIVRLLRTAPLNREIILSYIGEHVMGMPRSY
- a CDS encoding cobalamin-dependent protein (Presence of a B(12) (cobalamin)-binding domain implies dependence on cobalamin itself, in one of its several forms, or in some unusual lineages, dependence on a cobalamin-like analog.); protein product: MAIRVLLAKPGLDTHEGGVKLVAAALRDAGMEVIYTGVFQTSESIVATALEEDVDVVGLSFLSGAHLALTRDIVAGLEAAGLGDRAVICGGIIPADDVAGLKELGVRGVYGPGTALAEIVGDVRSLVGP
- a CDS encoding SDR family oxidoreductase codes for the protein MPDRLKAKVAIVIGAGSSGPGWGNGKASAVLFAREGARVLAVDVNPEAARETEEIIAGEGGDCTAHTADASLAADVEGLVEVCLERYGRIDVLHNNVGIVELGGPVEIAEENWQHLLDVNVKSVFLACKYVLPVMERQGNGAIITISSLAAIRYPGFPQASYTASKGAVIALTRNIALQYAAKGIRANCILPGLLNTPMIVKPMRQAYGGDHDEMIRQRDAQSPTGKMGDAWDIAYAALFLASDEAKYVNSVVLPVDGGLSGRFA
- a CDS encoding radical SAM protein gives rise to the protein MPVTYDMPLYRPPSEGPNLIIQATLGCSFNRCTFCSMYRTKTYVEREPDQVFADIDTAAADWPQAHRVFLADGDALGLDCGRLHAILDHLGEHFRDLARVSVYATPKNLLDKSVDELAALKRAGLSLVYLGIESGATPILKKIRKGASQKTLAQALERAFEAGLKVSATVILGLGGRADWRQHIEGTAELVNQAPPTYLSTLELGLEEGAAADFMAAQKAPFEFQDDAAILAEQALLLSLLEPSRPVIFRSNHASNSLALAGNLPRDRERLLAELGAAMAGAIPLRPRFLRGF